One genomic window of Trichomycterus rosablanca isolate fTriRos1 chromosome 1, fTriRos1.hap1, whole genome shotgun sequence includes the following:
- the LOC134332165 gene encoding zinc finger protein 239-like has protein sequence MQSAEEGHVTPEDLQHEGFQIKIIKKEEDEDEDDDFFCEGSLIPVEQVISEEHLTQVDQQFGGFQMKPVKKEEPEDTELNKDFSCSSCPRSSTTQNHLHNHIKSCNHDKYETLVKIKTEDEDLTPTRSSSNQQTSSGPVSINTSLSPTQEEENVCSQCGKSFRYQSELKRHQRIHTGEKPYQCSQCGKSFNRPSHLKDHQRIHTGEKPYQCSQCGKSFNRQSDFKIHQHIHTGEKLYQCSQCGKSFNRQSDLKIHQRIHTGEKPYQCSQCGKSFHIKSVLKDHQRIHTGEKPYQCLQCGKSFNQQGNLNMHQRIHTGEKPYQCSQCGKSFNTQSDLNKHQRIHTGEKPYQCSQCGKSFAHLNTFKKHKCDTFNCTE, from the exons gtgaaggatctttaatccctgtggaacaagtCATCTCTGAGGAACATCTCACCCAAGTGGACCAACAGtttggaggtttccagatgaagcctgtgaagaaggaagaacctgaagatacag aactgaacaaggatttctcctgctcctcgtgtccacgttcctctacaacccaaaatcacctccacaatcacatcaagagctgcaaccatgataaatatgagactctggtgaagattaagactgaagatgaggatctgacgcccaccagaagctccagtaatcagcaaacgtcctctggtcctgtcagcattaacacctctctcagtcccacacaggaagaagaaaacgtctgctcacagtgtgggaagagcttcaggtaccAGAGTGAACTCaaacgacaccagcgcattcacactggagagaaaccatatcagtgctcacagtgtgggaagagctttaatagACCGAGTCATCTTAAagatcaccagcgcattcacactggagagaaaccatatcagtgctcacagtgtgggaagagctttaatagACAAAGTGatttcaaaatacaccagcacattcacactggagagaaactatatcagtgctcacagtgtgggaagagctttaatagacaaagtgatctcaaaatacaccagcgcattcacactggagagaaaccatatcaatGCTCACAGTGTGGTAAGAGCTTTCATATAAAGAGTGTTCTCAAagatcaccagcgcattcacactggagagaaaccatatcagtgcttacagtgtgggaagagttttaatcaacagggtaatctcaacatgcaccagcgcattcacactggagagaaaccgtatcagtgctcacagtgtgggaagagttttaatacacagagtgatctcaacaaacaccagcgcattcacactggagagaaaccgtatcagtgctcacaatgtgggaagagttttgctcatctaaatacatttaagaaacACAAGTGTGACACATTCAATTGTACCGAATAA